The DNA segment CACGGTCCCGGTAACTGTTGAGGATATCAACACCACACAGATCATTGATGGCCAGATGGCAAAACATCTCGGCATCGAAATGGTCGAAATAGGAACTGACTACATGATTGCGAAAATGCCGGTTGACCATCGTACGATTCAGCGCATCGGCATCATGCACGGTGGAGCATCGCTTGCACTTGCAGAAACGGTTGGAAGCATTGCCGCATCCTACTGCATAGACAGGGAAAACTTTTTCATTGTAGGACAGGAAATCAATGCAAATCACATACGCTCTGTAAGAGAAGGATTTGTCCACGCTAAAGCAACCCCTCTGCACCTCGGCAAAAGTTCTCATGTCTGGGACATCAGGATAACCAGCGATGAAGGCAAGCTGGTTTGTGTGAGCAGGTTTACCGTAGCCATTCTGAAAAAAAGAACGTAGTCCTCCATTCTCTACAATTTATCGAGTTCAATTCAGGCATTTGCCCATTTTTAGAGTACGTGGTTTTCTGATTTTTTTTCATACCTTAGTAATTCATAATCAGCTGTAATTCACACCATCAGTAATGTCAGTAGGTATGCAGATCGATCAGCCTGAGACCATCCTTTCCTCTGAATCCGCCAGATACTCGGAAGAACATCTCAAGCAGCTCGCCTCGGAACAGAAATCCCGCAAGAAATGGCTGCTGGTCCAGCCTGTCAGCAACACCAGCATGATGGTCGACTCAGGTACTGTCAGCATACCGCTCAACCTGCTCATGGTTGCAACCCTCGCTGGCGAACTGTTCGATATCACCTTTATTGACGAACGGCTCGGTGACACCGTTCCTGATGATCTTTCAGAGTTTGATGTCGTTGCCGTTACGTCGAGAACCCTCAATGCATCAAAAGCATATGCGATTGGCGACCTTGCAAAAGTACAGGGAAAAATCGTCATTCTCGGCGGCGTGCACCCGACCATGGCGCGCGACGAAGCCAGCGATCACTGTACAAGTGTCGTATATGGAGAGATCGAGTCGGTCTGGACGGAACTTGCGACAGATATCCTGCAGGACACGATGAAAGAAGTCTACAAGGCTTCGACGCTGAAGTCAATGACCAATATGCATCACCCGGATTTCGGTTACGCATTGCAATCCAAAAAATCGAAAAAATACAGCTCGCGTATTCCAATCCTGGCCACGAAAGGCTGCCCTGTCGGCTGCAATTTCTGCACGACGCCGACCATTTACGGAAAAAACTACCGTTTCCGGGAGATCGACTTCGTCATCGAAGAAATGAAGTACCACCAGGAAAGACTTGGCAAAAAAAACGTCAACCTGTCGTTCATGGACGACAATATCAGTTTCCGCCCGAAATACTTCCTGGAACTGCTCGAAGAAATGGCTAAAATCGGTATCCGGTGGAACGCCAATATTTCAATGAACTTCCTGCACAAGCCGGAAGTTGCCGAACTTGCAGGACGCTCCGGCTGCGATTTGCTGAGCATCGGCTTCGAATCGCTCAACCCTGAAACCCTCAAAAGCGTCCATAAAGGATCCAACAAACTCAGCAACTATGGGAACGTGGTCAGCAACCTTCACAAGAACGGCATTGCCATCCAGGGATACTTCATGTTCGGCTTCGATAATGACAGCGAAGAGAGCTTCCAGCTTACCTATGACTTCATCATGGAAAACAAGATCGAGTTTCCGGTATTCTCACTCGTCACCCCGTTTCCTGGTACTCCGTACTTTGATGAAATGAAATCACGGTTGCGTCACTTTGACTGGAATAAGTACGATACATACCATTACATGTTCGAACCGACGAAAATGGGAGGCAAAAAACTGCTGGAAAATTTTGTCAAGCTGCAGCAAGAAGTGTACAAAGGCCGGGCAATCATGCAGAGAATGAAAGGCAAACCGCTCAACTGGGTATGGTTAGCCAATTATATGATGCACCGTTTTACGAAGAAACTGAAGCCCGAGATTTATTTATAAACCGGTTTGATGGTTTTCCTGCACTACCGAGTTCCATCTTGTTTTTTTTATCCCCCTCTTCCCACGGTTTGATACCTTTCCGATTCTTGCTATTTTTTTATTCAAGAAGCTTTTCGGAATTTCTCATTACCCGTCTCCTGTCTCTTTTCACGATTCTTTATGTCCTACATTCATTCATACAGCAATACCGAACGACAGCGGCTTGTCGAACAAGCCGATTTTCTTGAAAAGTACCTTTATCCGACAATTTCATTTGGTCCGGGCGACACACTCCTTGAGGTAGGATGTGGAGTCGGCGCACAGATCCGTTGCATGCTCAGACGTTTCAAACCTGCAATGATAACCGGAGTCGACCGTGAAACTTCTCAAGTGGAGCAGGCACTGGCAAACCTGCCTGACGAAGTACAGACAGGAACGGTCGAGCTGTATATCGCTACAGGTGACCTTTTACCCTTTAACGACAACACCTTTGATGGTGCGTATATTTTCTTTGTCTTCGAACATCTTTCAGATCCCGTACCGGTCATCCGTGAAATAAAGCGGGTACTCAAACCAGGCGGCAAGTTTTATTGCACCGAAGTAGTCAATCAGGCCCTATACGTTTATCCTCGCAGCCCTGCCATCAATGATTATTGGGCAGCGTTCAACAGGTTGCAAAGCGAACTCGGCGGAAACCCCGACATAGGGCTTCATCTCGCATCAGCATGTGTCGATGCGGAGATGACCATCAGGTCATTCATACCGGTACCTGTCATGATGGACAAGCGAATGACGGACAGTGGAGAGCGAAAACATTTTCTTCATATGTGGGAACGATGCCTGCTGAGCGGAGCATCTTCTTTGCTCGAACGTGGAATGATTGCACCGGACACCCCTGAAAAGGTATCCGACGAGTTCGAAAAACTCAGCGTCAATCCCGAATCAATTTTTCAATATGATGCCCGCCAGATCCTGGCAGTCAAAGAATAGCATAGTTGGCATGATATGAAACCGTCCATTTTTGAACCCTCCTCCATTGCAGGAATGGCTCTGAAGAACCGTTTCATCCGGTCCGCCACTCATGAAAGCATGGCCGATGAACATGGCGCACCGACAGAAGCTCTTGAAAAACTATACGTCAGATTGGCGAAAGGAGGGGCGGGAGCAATAATCACCGGATACGCCGGAGTACAGCAAGACGGTAAAAGCAGCTTGCTGCGTATGCTGATGATTGATAACGATGAACTGATCCCCGCTTATCGTAAACTCACCGACAGGGTTCATGAACATGGGACCCCTGTCATTCTTCAGATCGCCCACTGCGGACGCCAGACCAGATCTGCGGCAACCGGCTTTCCAACCGTAGGCCCGTCTCCCATTGCAGATTTTATCTTTAATGAAGACACACCGCATGAGCTGAACAACCGGGAAATCGAAACCATTATCGACAGCTTTGTTTCCGCTGCAGAACGAGCAAAAAAAGCCGGTTTCGACGGCATACAGCTTCACATGGCACATGGTTACCTGCTGTCACAGTTTCTCTCGAATCACACCAATCGTCGCCGGGACAAATGGGGAGGATCAACAGCTAACAAATTCAGAATCGTATCGGAAATTCTAAATCGTATCCGGCAAACAACCGGCAACTTTCCGGTACTGGCAAAAATCAATGCTTTCGATAACAGAAAAAGAGGCATGCGCATCGAAGAAGCTGTCGAGGTCGCACGCCTGCTTGAATTCCACGGTTGTGACGCCATAGAAATATCGTCCGGAGTGGTTGAAGACGGACTCGCCATCATGAGAGGGCCACACCCTCCGATGGAGGCGCTCTTCAAAAGCAACTTCAGGTTCAACGACATGCCGACGCTCCTGCAAACCGTTGCCGCCCCGTTCATTCAATTCGCCATGCGCTCTCCCAAACCTTTACACGGTTATAATCTCGAAGCGGCACAATCGATAAAAAAAGCTGTATCGATCCCGGTCATCTCTGTCGGCGGACTCCATGATCTCTCCGACATATCAGCGGCACTCGAAAACGGATCAACCGATTACCTCTCCATGTCCCGCCCGTTCATTATAGAACCGAATATCGTCAGAAAGTTTCAGGAAAGCACGCAAACAGCCTCCCGCTGCATTATGTGCAACTATTGTGCATTGATGATCGAGGTGGATACTGTCAAATGTTATTACGGCAGATTGCCGTGACGCCACTGAATATGCCCCATTGTTCGGACAGGCATTTTCGTTTGCTGGACCGTTCTTTATTCGAATGGTGTCAGAGCGGGCATGAATCGTGGTGAATTCATGCCCGCTGACACGATATACGGCTTCGTTACACTTCCTGATCCTTGACAGGGAAATCATCGTCAAAAAAAGTTGACGCTTCGTCAATCTGCGCTTTTCGCTGCTTTTGAATGAAATCATCAAGATCTTTCTTGATCTCCGGGTCCTCAAGAGCCTCGTAGTCGAAAACATTCGCAGCATATCTGTACTCGAAATGAATATCGACCATTTCATAGCTGACACATGCGGAGGAGAACTTTGAATTTTCACGAGTGAAGTTGACTCTGTACTGCTTGAGTTTCGGCACGTAAACAACTTGCTCGCCTACTTTGAAGACTTCCAAAGCGACACCGATCGTTATCGTCCTGTAGTAATCTTTGTTGTTTTCAACTCCGAACCGCAGTGCATCGCCCTGCTTTTCCAGAAATTTTGAAAAGCTGTCCAGCGCCGAGCTACCTTCGGAGGCAACGATTTCAAGGATGAAATCAATGAAATCCGTGGCGATTTCAATCCCCCGGATATGTCTCGAATATGTTTGTTCATCGATCTTGCTTGGACCCATCAAGGGAATCTTCGACATCGCCAGCGTCCACAACTCTACATCCGTTTTATACTCCTCCCCGTATGCCTCTGCATACCGGTTTACATAATCGGTGACAATAGAGGTCATCGCAATCAGATATTTCTTCTGCTCGACGAGATTTGCCATCACAACGGGATCTTCCTCCAGTGGAGCTCCAAAAATAAACTCGACAAGACCGTCCTTATCTGCGTAAGGGTTGTCTTCCAGTAGATAACGAGGGGATTCCGGTAAGTTTTCATCGGCAAAAAAATCCTTCGCTTCAGCCAGTTGGGTTGCAAAATCCCTCTGATCTTTCACAATCTCCGGCACAACGTTTACCTGCTTCATTTTTTCCTCCTTGATTGAAATATTCATTCTTTCCAGATCTCACCTGATACGTTATTTTTATAGTGGTTTCAACACTCCACTTACAACAAAGCCCGTCTTTCAGATACCGCACCGCCCTCTCTTCTCCATATGAACCATACACCTGAAGGCTTATAAATCATGCCACTCTTTAGCCTGCTCCGAATTGTTTTCCCACAGAGGCATAGTCCAGATATTCGGAGTCCAGGCTGTCCTGTCACTGTAATCCGTTTTATTCGCATCCGCTGTCCAGGGATCGTCGGGAACCTCATCATCGTAATAGGCCTCCCCTGCCCAATACCATTGATTGTAATTTTTGATCACAATGTAGCTCTCGACCACCGCTTCGTTTTCCGGAGCTTTATAGGCCAATAGCAGGGTATAGTTTTCAATTCCTGGCATCATGCCCATGCGATACCAGACAAAACCACCCTCATGTACCAGTTCAACCCCGGGATTGTCCTGAGTGTTCAACTCACCATTCGCTTCCGCTGCCTCCTTATGATAGAACAGATCATCAGCATCGACGGCATCGATAAAATTATGGTCGAATCCACCTCGCTGTGATGCAACGCCCCTTTGTACTCCACGGTACCGGTAACCGTAAACGGTTTGTAAAAAACCGATATCTCCGCCAACCAACTCGGGTGAACAGCTGTAGGTCACATAAGGATAAGGCGTAGCCATCTGCATCGACAAGACATCATTGTCCAATTGAACCTGGTCGGCTGTTTCCACCACGCTACCCTCTGTGGAAAATACCGGTGCCACGACGATCGCCTGCCCGCTCGCCTCGAAAGGATAGCTAAAGCCTTGAAAAACGAAGGTTCCTGTGATGGTGATGTTCATCGGACCCTCATCGACCCAGGCTGTCCCCATCAATGAGGGATCTCCACCGTAACCACCGGGAATGTTCGGATTGGTCTGCATCTCTGCCGCACCTGCTTGCAATGTCTGTATTACAGAACCGCCGACAATCTGGGTTCCTATGACCTGCCAGTTGGATTCGGTCACCTGTGCAGGCTGGTCGTCTACGGTGATCACCATCTGGAAAACAACCAAAGCCCCAATCGGGACTGTATATGTTTCATTGGCACTTACCGCCTGCAGGAACTTTGCCTCCGTATCGTACTCGAACTTCCACGACAGTATTTTTTCAGGTATTTTTTGCATGGTAAAGGTTCATTGTTTGCTTAAGCATCCCGGGCGACACTAAATCCAGGAATGCCGTGGAATAGCATTGAAAGAGCACATACTTATGCTCCTATGCTGTGGTACGGTTTAACCGACCGGAAACTTCTTTGATGCACTGGGGGGTACTGAGGTACTGAGAAATGACTGTTCGATTGTTCCGGAGAACCTGATGTAAATTCAGAGAATTCCGGCAAAAAAACAACAAAAAAATGTTTTTTCTCTGTTTTCTTTTCCTGCCGGTTTTCCCGCAGGGACGTTAGTTCAATAGTCTTTTTAAATGGACGGAACGGCCAGGAAATTCACTGTTAAACGACAAAACCGGCAATGCAGCATGAGTGCAAGCTGCATTGCCGGTTTTAATGAGTTTCCACCATCATTTGAGGAAAAACAACTCCGCGATACTAATGTTCAGTCATCTTTTTCATCATGGCGGATCACTTGGCGAGTCGTCGGGTTTTTCAGTTGCGGTGAATATGCAGGATGATGTATCGGCTCATACATTTTACTCAGTGCCGCGACATACCCGGCGACAGGCATATCGGCCACTCCTTCCGCCGACGAACGACTCGTTCCCTCGTAAAGATAGGCCGGCTGGATATAAGCGCCGCCATTATCGTAAAGCACCAGCTCGATGTTATCGACGGTCACTTCAGCGTCTTTCGCGTAGACACGATTGATGTCGTCCCGGACAAGTTTTTTGACTTCCTCGGCGTCCAGAAAGCCCCTTTTACCAACCTTGTTTCTGGAGGCAACTTCACGCCAGCGATATTGTACTCCGGCAGGAACCTCGTTTTCAGCAAGCGTTACCGTAATGGAAGAGCCGAAATTCCTTACCCTCAAACCATCGAGTTCACGGTAAAAATATACAACCACCGCTTTCTTCTCGGGCGATTCCGCATTGCTCAGCATCTGCATGATTCCGCCGACATGATCTATTTTCAGCTCTTTCTCGTTGGCCGGCATTAAACCTGTTTTTTCCAGATAATCACGGGAAAGCTTGACTGCTTCTTCGTCGGAAAAAAGACGGCTGGTCTTTCCGGTAAGATTCAAGGCGGCAAAGTCCGAATAGAAATACTCGGTTCCGTTCTTATTCATGCTGCAAGTGATATCGTCACCGAACATTGCGTAACGATCTTCCACCGGCTTGAACTTATCCGCGGAAAATGATTCG comes from the Prosthecochloris marina genome and includes:
- a CDS encoding hotdog fold thioesterase: MNDSSIFTVPVTVEDINTTQIIDGQMAKHLGIEMVEIGTDYMIAKMPVDHRTIQRIGIMHGGASLALAETVGSIAASYCIDRENFFIVGQEINANHIRSVREGFVHAKATPLHLGKSSHVWDIRITSDEGKLVCVSRFTVAILKKRT
- a CDS encoding B12-binding domain-containing radical SAM protein, which encodes MQIDQPETILSSESARYSEEHLKQLASEQKSRKKWLLVQPVSNTSMMVDSGTVSIPLNLLMVATLAGELFDITFIDERLGDTVPDDLSEFDVVAVTSRTLNASKAYAIGDLAKVQGKIVILGGVHPTMARDEASDHCTSVVYGEIESVWTELATDILQDTMKEVYKASTLKSMTNMHHPDFGYALQSKKSKKYSSRIPILATKGCPVGCNFCTTPTIYGKNYRFREIDFVIEEMKYHQERLGKKNVNLSFMDDNISFRPKYFLELLEEMAKIGIRWNANISMNFLHKPEVAELAGRSGCDLLSIGFESLNPETLKSVHKGSNKLSNYGNVVSNLHKNGIAIQGYFMFGFDNDSEESFQLTYDFIMENKIEFPVFSLVTPFPGTPYFDEMKSRLRHFDWNKYDTYHYMFEPTKMGGKKLLENFVKLQQEVYKGRAIMQRMKGKPLNWVWLANYMMHRFTKKLKPEIYL
- a CDS encoding class I SAM-dependent methyltransferase, encoding MSYIHSYSNTERQRLVEQADFLEKYLYPTISFGPGDTLLEVGCGVGAQIRCMLRRFKPAMITGVDRETSQVEQALANLPDEVQTGTVELYIATGDLLPFNDNTFDGAYIFFVFEHLSDPVPVIREIKRVLKPGGKFYCTEVVNQALYVYPRSPAINDYWAAFNRLQSELGGNPDIGLHLASACVDAEMTIRSFIPVPVMMDKRMTDSGERKHFLHMWERCLLSGASSLLERGMIAPDTPEKVSDEFEKLSVNPESIFQYDARQILAVKE
- a CDS encoding NADH:flavin oxidoreductase — protein: MKPSIFEPSSIAGMALKNRFIRSATHESMADEHGAPTEALEKLYVRLAKGGAGAIITGYAGVQQDGKSSLLRMLMIDNDELIPAYRKLTDRVHEHGTPVILQIAHCGRQTRSAATGFPTVGPSPIADFIFNEDTPHELNNREIETIIDSFVSAAERAKKAGFDGIQLHMAHGYLLSQFLSNHTNRRRDKWGGSTANKFRIVSEILNRIRQTTGNFPVLAKINAFDNRKRGMRIEEAVEVARLLEFHGCDAIEISSGVVEDGLAIMRGPHPPMEALFKSNFRFNDMPTLLQTVAAPFIQFAMRSPKPLHGYNLEAAQSIKKAVSIPVISVGGLHDLSDISAALENGSTDYLSMSRPFIIEPNIVRKFQESTQTASRCIMCNYCALMIEVDTVKCYYGRLP